In Methanothrix sp., a genomic segment contains:
- the hsp20 gene encoding archaeal heat shock protein Hsp20 produces MWDKKYPSIFDIFESFTKGFPFERKERFEDDWFKEPFESMIQRFEESMPSEFKDLVREEKTPSGVSRRYGPFVYGFSYTAEPGKEPVFREFGNIKPSYRGIEPSQGREPLVDVMSEEDKFKIFVELPGVEKDKVKLDVTDDSVQIKTDDEKKFYKMIYLDTPADPDSAKASYKNGILTLELDKKQKRKGKEVQID; encoded by the coding sequence ATGTGGGACAAGAAATATCCATCCATATTTGATATATTCGAGAGTTTCACAAAGGGCTTCCCCTTTGAGAGGAAGGAGAGATTCGAGGATGATTGGTTCAAAGAGCCCTTCGAGAGCATGATTCAGAGGTTTGAGGAATCAATGCCCTCTGAGTTCAAGGATCTGGTTCGCGAGGAGAAGACCCCCTCCGGCGTATCCCGCCGCTATGGCCCCTTCGTCTATGGCTTCAGCTACACTGCAGAGCCGGGAAAAGAGCCCGTGTTCCGGGAGTTTGGCAACATCAAGCCCTCTTATCGGGGAATTGAGCCCAGCCAGGGCAGGGAGCCATTGGTCGACGTCATGAGCGAGGAGGACAAGTTCAAGATATTCGTCGAGCTTCCTGGAGTGGAAAAGGATAAGGTGAAGCTGGACGTGACAGATGATAGCGTGCAGATCAAGACCGATGATGAGAAGAAGTTTTACAAGATGATATATCTGGACACTCCTGCCGATCCAGACAGCGCCAAGGCATCCTATAAGAACGGCATATTGACATTGGAGCTGGACAAGAAGCAGAAGAGAAAAGGAAAGGAGGTGCAGATCGACTAG
- the glyS gene encoding glycine--tRNA ligase, which yields MDRNELVNELARRRGFLWPAFELYGGAAGFYDYGPLGAPLKRRIEDIWRQYFVISEGFAEIEAPTIGVEGIFQASGHLSGFSDPLTGCKECKEVYRADHLIKHIVEVPDALSNEEIFQCMQENEIVCPECGGELSTVYEFNLMFKTMIGPENKMAGYLRPETAQGMFINFPRLLRYFRGALPFAAVQIGKSYRNEISPRQGVIRLREFTQAEAEIFIDPRDKSHPRFSDIQDIRMKFYSQEAQERGEEEEMSFGQAVERGVVAHQILAYYVARTYQYLLEVGIDPQRLRFRQHKADEMAHYAADCWDAEVLLDRLGWIELVGVADRTDYDLKAHTAISKVNLSVFVHYDQPQKRKKIVVKPDFKALGPMFKSKAKAVGEALRSLAPEELAGEKIQVSVDGERIDIDPALVSFEEVEEEVRGEEVVPHVIEPSFGIDRILYSILDHSYYEDEIDGEKRAVLRLKPQIAPIEVAVLPLMDRSELVGPAKEILEELRSRGMRTDYDTSGSIGRRYRRNDEIGTPYEVTVDYETIEEGTVTIRDRDSMSQVRVPRWQVADKLQALLNGALPFQDAGDPVRSEKSN from the coding sequence ATGGACAGGAATGAGTTGGTAAATGAGCTTGCCCGTAGGCGGGGCTTTCTATGGCCCGCTTTCGAGCTCTACGGCGGAGCAGCGGGATTTTATGATTACGGCCCTCTGGGGGCACCCCTCAAGAGGAGAATTGAAGATATCTGGCGGCAGTACTTCGTCATCTCCGAGGGTTTCGCAGAGATCGAGGCCCCAACCATCGGGGTGGAGGGGATCTTTCAGGCTTCAGGCCATCTGAGCGGTTTCTCCGATCCACTCACCGGCTGCAAGGAGTGCAAGGAGGTCTACCGAGCAGATCACCTGATCAAGCATATCGTGGAGGTTCCCGATGCCCTGAGCAATGAGGAGATCTTCCAGTGTATGCAGGAGAACGAGATCGTCTGCCCGGAGTGCGGCGGCGAGCTCTCCACTGTCTATGAGTTCAATCTCATGTTCAAGACCATGATCGGCCCGGAGAACAAGATGGCAGGCTATCTGAGGCCGGAGACCGCCCAGGGCATGTTCATCAACTTCCCCCGCCTCCTGCGCTACTTCCGGGGGGCTCTGCCCTTTGCAGCAGTGCAGATCGGCAAGTCCTATCGAAATGAGATCTCTCCCCGTCAGGGGGTGATCAGGTTGAGGGAGTTCACCCAGGCCGAGGCGGAGATCTTCATCGATCCCCGTGATAAGAGCCATCCCCGGTTCTCAGATATCCAGGATATCAGAATGAAGTTCTACTCTCAGGAGGCACAGGAGAGGGGTGAGGAGGAGGAGATGAGCTTTGGCCAGGCAGTGGAGAGGGGGGTGGTCGCCCACCAGATCCTGGCCTATTATGTGGCCAGGACCTATCAGTACCTCCTGGAGGTGGGCATAGATCCGCAGAGGCTGCGCTTCCGCCAGCATAAGGCCGATGAGATGGCCCATTATGCTGCCGACTGCTGGGATGCAGAGGTCCTGCTGGATCGCCTGGGCTGGATAGAGCTGGTGGGGGTGGCGGACAGGACCGACTACGACCTCAAAGCCCATACCGCCATCAGTAAGGTGAACCTCTCCGTCTTTGTGCATTACGACCAGCCACAAAAGAGGAAGAAGATAGTGGTCAAACCGGACTTCAAGGCCTTAGGGCCGATGTTCAAGTCAAAGGCCAAAGCAGTGGGCGAAGCCCTTCGCTCCCTTGCGCCCGAGGAGCTGGCCGGTGAGAAGATCCAGGTATCCGTGGATGGGGAGAGGATAGATATCGACCCGGCTTTGGTCTCCTTTGAGGAGGTGGAGGAGGAGGTGCGGGGAGAGGAGGTGGTACCCCATGTGATTGAGCCCTCCTTTGGCATCGACAGGATACTCTACTCCATTCTGGACCACTCCTATTATGAGGATGAGATCGATGGCGAGAAGAGGGCAGTTCTCAGGCTCAAGCCCCAGATAGCACCGATCGAGGTGGCGGTGCTGCCTTTAATGGATAGAAGCGAGCTTGTGGGCCCGGCGAAGGAGATTCTGGAGGAGTTGCGCTCCCGTGGCATGCGCACTGATTACGATACCTCTGGCTCCATAGGCCGCCGCTACCGGCGTAATGATGAGATCGGCACCCCTTATGAGGTCACTGTGGACTATGAGACCATAGAAGAGGGCACAGTCACCATCAGGGATCGGGACAGCATGAGCCAGGTCAGAGTCCCCCGCTGGCAGGTGGCAGATAAGCTGCAGGCTCTTCTCAACGGGGCGCTCCCATTCCAGGATGCGGGCGATCCAGTCCGTTCAGAAAAGAGCAACTGA
- a CDS encoding adenylate kinase — protein sequence MNIILLGPPGSGKGTQAKMIADKYKITHISTGDILRENVRSNTPLGVEAKKFMDAGKLVPDALLIDIIKDRLAKDDVKGGWMLDGFPRTMPQAEALDNILPALGQKIDVVLNIDVPDEELVKRVTGRRMCKCGATYHIQFNPPKVAGKCDACGAELYQRADDNEETVKQRVAAYHTQTQPLIDYYNGRGLVATVSGVGDIKAIFGEITKALDKKA from the coding sequence ATGAATATCATACTGCTCGGCCCGCCGGGATCCGGCAAGGGCACACAGGCCAAGATGATCGCCGACAAGTACAAGATCACCCATATCTCCACCGGTGATATTCTGAGGGAGAACGTCCGCAGCAACACCCCTCTGGGGGTTGAGGCCAAGAAGTTCATGGATGCGGGAAAGCTGGTTCCAGATGCCCTGCTTATCGATATCATCAAGGACCGCCTGGCCAAGGATGATGTCAAAGGAGGATGGATGCTGGACGGATTTCCCAGGACCATGCCCCAGGCTGAGGCTCTGGACAATATCCTGCCCGCACTCGGGCAGAAGATCGATGTGGTGCTGAATATCGACGTGCCGGATGAGGAGCTGGTCAAGAGGGTTACAGGAAGGAGGATGTGCAAGTGCGGTGCCACCTATCACATCCAGTTCAATCCGCCAAAGGTGGCTGGAAAGTGCGATGCCTGTGGAGCGGAGCTCTACCAGAGGGCGGACGACAACGAGGAGACGGTCAAGCAGAGGGTAGCTGCCTATCATACCCAGACCCAGCCTCTGATCGACTACTACAATGGGCGAGGTCTCGTCGCCACTGTGTCTGGTGTGGGCGATATCAAGGCTATCTTCGGCGAGATCACCAAGGCCCTGGACAAGAAGGCATAG
- the pyrH gene encoding UMP kinase: MILVYSLGGSILAGCDAKSLQEYADALRHLSEEHQIYAVVGGGRIAREYIEKARALGAPEIFCDLIGIEATKLNSALLVAALGSAASQEVPSSYAQAVCLACPGRVVVMGGVAPGQTTDAVAALLAEYVRADRLIIATSVDGVYTADPERDPKAQRIGSMTHRELSRMAAQTEMKAGSRSPIDPLAAKIIERSAIPTSIVLGSNIENLKKGALGGHTGTEIRQG, encoded by the coding sequence ATGATACTTGTCTATTCCCTGGGAGGCTCCATCCTCGCCGGCTGCGATGCCAAGAGCCTACAGGAGTATGCTGATGCCCTCCGCCATCTCTCTGAGGAGCATCAGATCTATGCCGTGGTGGGCGGAGGCAGGATCGCTCGCGAGTACATCGAGAAGGCCCGGGCGCTGGGCGCTCCGGAGATCTTCTGTGACCTGATCGGCATCGAGGCAACAAAGCTCAACTCCGCCCTCCTGGTCGCTGCCCTTGGCTCCGCCGCCTCGCAGGAGGTCCCTTCCTCTTATGCCCAGGCCGTCTGCCTGGCCTGTCCGGGCAGGGTGGTGGTGATGGGAGGGGTGGCCCCTGGACAGACTACAGATGCCGTCGCTGCCCTGCTGGCAGAGTATGTGCGGGCAGACCGGCTGATCATCGCCACCTCAGTGGATGGCGTCTATACTGCTGATCCGGAGAGGGATCCCAAAGCGCAGCGGATCGGCAGTATGACCCACAGAGAGCTATCACGAATGGCCGCCCAGACGGAGATGAAGGCCGGCTCTCGCTCCCCCATCGATCCTCTGGCGGCCAAGATCATCGAGCGAAGCGCAATCCCCACCTCGATCGTCCTGGGCAGCAACATCGAAAACCTAAAAAAGGGTGCCCTGGGGGGGCACACAGGAACTGAGATCAGGCAGGGGTGA
- a CDS encoding CBS domain-containing protein, with amino-acid sequence MDLTTVQRDILTALINIYRVEGRAVKGEEIARLIDRNPGTIRNQMQSLKALNLVEGVPGPKGGYRATGSAYDALNIEAIGDMVTVPVLRNGVLMEGTTASEIIFNKVMHTHQCDGVIRIIGNIRDFNVGDEVEVGPTPVNKLYIRGTVRGRDDTMSRLIIHVDAMISVPKMAIKKVARRAVRIPPAASMQEAARILVHNGVQEALVEDSSPGMVNQTDIVRAIADGKGDQEARAFMNRGFLTIDSEETTFEAIKMLGRTGASQLVVSEDGVLWGFVSPADLIKSLTPA; translated from the coding sequence ATGGATTTGACAACTGTCCAAAGGGATATACTAACAGCATTGATCAACATCTATCGTGTTGAGGGAAGAGCAGTTAAGGGCGAGGAGATCGCCCGGCTGATAGACCGCAATCCCGGCACCATTCGAAATCAGATGCAATCCCTGAAAGCCCTCAATTTGGTGGAGGGGGTGCCCGGCCCCAAGGGGGGCTACAGGGCCACAGGATCTGCCTATGATGCTCTCAATATCGAGGCGATAGGGGATATGGTGACCGTCCCAGTCCTCAGGAATGGCGTTCTCATGGAGGGGACCACAGCCAGCGAGATCATATTCAATAAGGTGATGCATACCCATCAGTGCGATGGCGTGATCCGTATCATCGGCAATATCAGAGACTTCAATGTGGGCGATGAGGTGGAGGTGGGACCGACTCCGGTGAACAAGCTCTACATCCGGGGCACCGTCCGGGGCAGGGATGACACCATGAGCCGGCTGATCATCCATGTGGATGCGATGATATCCGTGCCCAAGATGGCCATCAAGAAGGTCGCCCGTCGCGCTGTGCGCATCCCTCCTGCCGCTTCCATGCAGGAGGCAGCGCGCATTCTGGTGCACAATGGGGTTCAAGAGGCCCTGGTGGAGGACAGCTCCCCGGGGATGGTCAATCAGACGGACATCGTCCGGGCGATAGCGGATGGAAAGGGCGATCAGGAGGCGAGGGCGTTCATGAACCGGGGGTTTTTGACCATCGACTCCGAGGAGACCACATTCGAGGCGATAAAGATGTTGGGGAGGACAGGCGCCAGCCAGTTGGTGGTCTCAGAGGACGGCGTCCTCTGGGGCTTCGTCTCGCCCGCCGACCTGATAAAGAGCCTCACCCCTGCCTGA
- a CDS encoding radical SAM/SPASM domain-containing protein, translating into MTAARIEKEKCVSETGPGVERSYPLYRSPLVWAEAGLVEGRVKIRVGGPLAPLPAIRSSMGLFDGQLAVRADSEQLSLSTWIPPLPSPAFDRLAKSRIRSLLGLRTPDQVTISITEECPNCCSHCALPDSGNRLRLPPEIVRDLIGQLLDMGTTLVIFDGGEPTLYRELPELVRYVDHRAISTLFTSGAGFSPSLARRLKEAGLYAVNISLDSPLEEEHDAMRGREGVFSEAMQAARYALQAGLLVDLYVVIRRENLPHLQGFHQLARALGVHELTLFEVVSTGRWSSREGLALNDAEHVRLAEFVSSSGGPRIFSVPDAYRRFGCFAARSWMHVTPAGEVYPCSCFPQSWGNILNEPVRKIWQRMGRFPHKGRKVCPMRK; encoded by the coding sequence ATGACTGCTGCCCGGATAGAGAAGGAGAAATGCGTCTCCGAGACCGGCCCTGGCGTAGAGCGATCGTATCCCCTCTACCGCAGCCCTCTGGTCTGGGCTGAGGCCGGGCTGGTGGAGGGCCGGGTGAAGATCAGGGTTGGCGGACCCCTTGCCCCTCTGCCAGCGATCAGATCCAGCATGGGGCTGTTCGACGGCCAGTTGGCGGTGCGAGCGGATAGCGAGCAGCTCTCCCTCTCCACCTGGATTCCCCCTCTGCCCAGCCCGGCCTTCGACCGGCTGGCGAAGAGCCGCATCCGATCCCTCCTCGGCCTGCGCACTCCAGATCAGGTGACGATCTCCATCACTGAGGAGTGCCCCAACTGCTGCTCTCACTGCGCTCTGCCCGACTCCGGAAACCGGCTGCGCCTCCCCCCAGAGATCGTCCGCGATCTCATCGGCCAGCTTCTGGATATGGGAACCACCCTGGTGATATTCGATGGGGGTGAGCCAACCCTCTACCGGGAACTGCCGGAGCTGGTCAGATATGTGGACCACAGGGCAATCTCCACCCTCTTCACCTCAGGGGCGGGCTTCAGCCCCTCATTGGCCAGAAGGCTGAAAGAGGCTGGCCTGTATGCAGTCAACATCAGCCTGGACAGCCCTCTGGAAGAGGAGCACGATGCTATGCGGGGGAGGGAGGGGGTATTCTCCGAGGCGATGCAGGCGGCGAGGTATGCCCTCCAGGCAGGGCTGTTGGTGGACCTTTATGTGGTAATTCGCCGGGAGAACCTCCCCCACCTGCAGGGATTCCATCAACTGGCCAGAGCTCTGGGGGTGCACGAGCTGACCCTCTTCGAGGTGGTGTCCACCGGCCGCTGGTCCAGTCGCGAGGGGCTGGCTTTGAATGATGCTGAGCACGTCCGCCTGGCGGAGTTCGTCTCCAGCAGTGGAGGGCCCAGGATCTTCTCCGTTCCCGATGCCTATCGCCGCTTCGGCTGCTTTGCTGCCAGAAGCTGGATGCATGTCACACCGGCGGGAGAGGTCTATCCCTGCTCCTGTTTTCCACAGTCCTGGGGCAACATATTGAATGAACCAGTGAGGAAAATCTGGCAGCGTATGGGACGGTTCCCTCATAAAGGGAGAAAAGTATGCCCCATGAGGAAATAA
- the hisI gene encoding phosphoribosyl-AMP cyclohydrolase — translation MNERLIPAIAQDWRTGEVLMLAYMNDEALARTRETGRAHYWSRSRDKLWLKGESSGHFQLVREIRVDCDEDAILLLIEQEGGACHTGYRSCFYRTIDGQVVGEKVFDPQDVY, via the coding sequence ATGAACGAGAGGTTGATTCCGGCCATCGCCCAGGACTGGCGGACAGGAGAGGTGCTGATGCTGGCCTACATGAACGATGAGGCTCTGGCCAGAACCCGTGAGACCGGCAGGGCTCATTACTGGTCCAGATCGAGAGATAAGCTCTGGCTGAAGGGGGAGTCCTCGGGGCACTTTCAACTGGTGCGGGAGATAAGGGTGGACTGCGATGAAGATGCCATACTTCTCCTGATCGAGCAGGAGGGAGGAGCCTGCCACACCGGTTATAGATCCTGTTTCTATCGCACCATTGACGGCCAGGTGGTGGGGGAGAAGGTCTTCGATCCTCAGGATGTCTATTGA
- a CDS encoding HAD-IC family P-type ATPase: MNWHSMTAEEVLSKLDSNHEGLSSKQAKERLSQQGPNQLASPTKPSPLRIFIGKFKDYMVLVLIFAAIISFIAGETTNAYVILGIVVLVAIIGFVQEYKAEKAMEALREMVAPEADVIRDGRLSTIPAAELVFGDVIFLEAGDKVPADGRILEESSLQVIESSLTGESQAVEKMALPLPERLALADRKNMVFMGTIISQGNCRAVVTATGRGTELGMISGLMKQEQAEPPLKIKLQQLAKRQAILVLVISAAVFILMFSRGLPVVDALIASIALAVAGIPEALPFIVTLALAFGTQAMAKKNAIIRRLPEVETLGSTTVICTDKTGTLTTGEMTLREIRTYRKIDVTGAGYDPSGQFISNGSRLDPAERDLARILKIGVHANNSAMERGNDGWRVVGDPTEGALIVAAKKAGILDRIKESNNRLVEFPFDSERMRMTTVDEAGGEGYTVSMKGAPEVVLSHCTKIMRPNGTRPISDQDKRSILGEADQMAENALRVLALAWKPISINDLAKADSIDSMESGLIFAGLTGMMDPPRKEVPEAIRISKMAGIRTVMITGDHRLTARAIGKELGIGNGEVIEGAELDRMSAEDLCEHIDEVSVFARVTAEHKVRIVEALKAKGHIVAMTGDGVNDAPALTAADIGVAMGRTGTEVTKEASDVVIADDNFATIVSAIEEGRRIFDNIRKGTSYLLSVSFAELATIFFALALGFPLPLLAAQILWINVVAEEFPAIGLALEPSHSDIMKRKPRDPREPMPSRTLMIYTLGTAAAIVAGTLGLYITTLQSNADVSYARTVAFVGLGFFTVYNAYSSRSLQESVFSMDPWGNKTLLMGIGLSILAILAVVYIPFMQFIFETRPLTIESWALILATGLLVLLVAEIMKKLLSKWR; the protein is encoded by the coding sequence GTGAACTGGCATTCAATGACCGCAGAAGAGGTCTTATCCAAGCTGGATTCCAACCACGAGGGCTTAAGCTCAAAGCAGGCTAAAGAGAGGCTCTCCCAGCAGGGCCCCAATCAGCTCGCAAGCCCCACCAAACCCTCGCCATTGAGGATATTCATAGGCAAGTTCAAGGATTATATGGTCTTGGTCTTGATCTTTGCCGCCATCATCTCTTTTATCGCCGGCGAGACCACCAACGCTTATGTCATTTTAGGGATTGTAGTTCTTGTCGCCATCATCGGCTTCGTCCAGGAGTACAAAGCAGAGAAGGCCATGGAAGCTCTGAGGGAGATGGTGGCCCCGGAGGCGGATGTGATCAGGGATGGCAGGCTGAGCACCATCCCGGCTGCTGAGCTGGTCTTTGGAGATGTGATCTTCCTGGAGGCAGGGGATAAGGTGCCCGCTGACGGCCGCATCCTGGAAGAGAGCTCCCTTCAGGTCATCGAGTCCTCTTTGACTGGAGAGTCCCAGGCGGTGGAGAAGATGGCCCTGCCCCTGCCCGAGAGGCTGGCCCTGGCAGACAGGAAGAACATGGTCTTCATGGGAACCATCATCTCTCAGGGCAACTGCCGGGCAGTGGTCACCGCCACCGGCCGGGGTACAGAGCTGGGGATGATCTCCGGCTTGATGAAGCAGGAACAGGCCGAGCCCCCTCTCAAGATCAAGCTCCAGCAACTAGCGAAGAGGCAGGCCATCCTGGTGCTGGTGATATCGGCTGCAGTCTTCATCCTCATGTTCAGCCGGGGATTGCCGGTCGTCGATGCCCTCATCGCCTCCATCGCCCTGGCGGTAGCCGGAATCCCTGAGGCCCTCCCCTTCATCGTAACCCTGGCCCTGGCCTTTGGAACCCAGGCCATGGCCAAGAAGAATGCCATCATCAGAAGGCTTCCCGAGGTGGAGACCCTGGGCTCGACCACAGTTATATGCACCGATAAGACCGGCACCCTGACCACAGGAGAGATGACACTGCGTGAGATCCGCACCTACAGGAAGATCGATGTCACAGGAGCGGGATATGATCCCTCCGGTCAGTTCATCTCCAATGGATCGAGGCTCGACCCGGCAGAGAGAGATTTGGCGAGGATCCTCAAGATAGGGGTGCATGCCAACAACTCGGCCATGGAGAGGGGCAATGATGGCTGGCGGGTGGTTGGTGACCCCACTGAGGGGGCGCTGATTGTGGCCGCAAAGAAGGCAGGGATTCTCGATAGGATAAAGGAGAGCAACAATAGATTGGTTGAGTTTCCCTTCGATTCAGAAAGGATGCGGATGACAACAGTCGATGAGGCAGGAGGAGAGGGCTATACTGTATCCATGAAAGGCGCTCCAGAGGTGGTCTTGAGCCATTGCACAAAGATCATGCGCCCCAATGGGACCAGGCCCATCTCAGACCAGGATAAAAGATCGATCCTGGGGGAGGCTGATCAGATGGCTGAGAATGCTCTCCGGGTTTTGGCCCTCGCCTGGAAGCCCATATCGATCAATGATCTCGCAAAAGCAGATAGCATCGACTCAATGGAGTCCGGGCTGATCTTCGCCGGCCTCACCGGCATGATGGATCCGCCAAGGAAGGAGGTTCCGGAGGCGATAAGAATCAGCAAGATGGCGGGCATCAGGACGGTCATGATCACTGGAGACCACCGCCTGACTGCCCGGGCCATTGGCAAGGAGCTGGGGATAGGCAACGGAGAGGTGATCGAGGGAGCGGAGCTGGACCGGATGAGCGCAGAGGATCTGTGTGAGCATATAGATGAGGTATCTGTATTTGCCCGGGTGACAGCAGAGCACAAGGTTCGCATAGTGGAGGCCTTGAAGGCGAAAGGCCATATCGTGGCCATGACCGGTGACGGGGTAAACGATGCCCCTGCACTGACTGCAGCCGATATCGGCGTGGCCATGGGCAGAACGGGCACCGAGGTCACCAAGGAGGCCTCAGATGTGGTGATCGCTGATGATAACTTCGCCACCATTGTCAGCGCTATTGAGGAGGGGAGAAGGATCTTTGACAATATTCGGAAAGGCACCTCCTATCTCCTATCAGTCAGCTTTGCTGAGCTGGCCACCATCTTCTTCGCCCTCGCCTTGGGATTCCCTCTCCCCCTTCTCGCCGCCCAGATCCTGTGGATCAATGTGGTGGCAGAGGAGTTTCCCGCCATCGGCCTGGCTCTGGAGCCCTCCCACTCCGATATCATGAAAAGAAAGCCCCGCGATCCCCGGGAACCCATGCCCTCCCGCACGCTGATGATCTACACTCTGGGGACTGCTGCTGCCATTGTGGCTGGAACTTTGGGGCTATATATCACGACTCTGCAGTCGAATGCCGATGTGAGCTATGCCCGGACTGTGGCCTTCGTGGGCCTGGGTTTTTTTACTGTTTATAATGCCTACAGCAGCCGCTCTCTGCAGGAGTCTGTCTTCAGCATGGATCCCTGGGGAAACAAGACACTGCTCATGGGAATCGGGCTCTCGATTCTGGCCATACTGGCAGTGGTCTACATCCCATTCATGCAGTTCATATTCGAGACCCGGCCGCTTACAATAGAGAGCTGGGCCCTTATCCTGGCAACAGGACTGCTGGTGCTCCTGGTGGCAGAGATCATGAAAAAGCTGCTCTCCAAATGGAGATGA
- a CDS encoding phenylalanine--tRNA ligase subunit alpha, with protein MPSDLSENEFSVLKAISEGLSDPQSIAQRLNMKVETARAAADTLAEQELIQVHKSVDESISLTTEGTSYAREGLPERRLLLSLGTGKAISELKDPALKIGLGWLRKKGWAAIEGGVIRPIGTPKEGEDERMLKELLSGPKSARDLDEGACLALKSRGLVKSETTKSWKYQITDSGRSRAKGSGSTGEAIIGSAVIEIGPITLSSEAIAYRTISNITADMIKTGQWREVNERIYWERDEATPLFFPRPYDVSLPADRIFPGKRHPYQRLIDNMREIMLEMGFVEIKGPIVQTSFWNFDALFQPQDHPAREMQDTFYLESQGDIPDYSRIKQMHECGGGIGSTGWGGCWSPEVARQEVLRTHTTGVTIKYLAEHPRPPVKAFGIDRVYRREAIDSTHTPEFEQLEGIVMDEDVSFSHLLGILKEFYEKMGFPEVRFRPGYFPYTEPSVEPEVYIEGLGWVELGGAGVFRKEVTSPFGIDHPVLAWGLGVSRVAMLRLGLKDLRLLYQSDIEWLRRTPVSIKL; from the coding sequence ATGCCATCAGATTTATCGGAAAATGAGTTCTCAGTGCTGAAAGCGATATCAGAAGGACTTTCAGATCCACAGAGCATAGCCCAAAGATTGAATATGAAGGTTGAGACTGCTCGAGCGGCAGCCGACACCCTGGCGGAGCAGGAGTTGATCCAGGTCCATAAGTCGGTGGATGAGAGCATCTCCCTGACCACTGAGGGCACCAGTTACGCCCGGGAGGGGCTGCCGGAGAGAAGGCTCCTCTTGTCCCTGGGCACTGGAAAGGCCATCTCCGAGCTTAAGGACCCCGCCCTCAAGATCGGCCTGGGCTGGCTGCGCAAGAAGGGCTGGGCAGCGATAGAAGGGGGCGTGATCAGACCCATTGGCACGCCCAAGGAGGGTGAAGATGAGAGGATGCTCAAAGAGCTGCTCTCCGGTCCAAAGAGCGCCAGGGACTTGGATGAGGGGGCCTGCCTTGCTTTAAAGAGCAGAGGGCTTGTGAAATCAGAAACGACGAAGTCCTGGAAGTACCAGATCACAGATTCGGGCCGGTCAAGGGCAAAGGGCAGCGGATCAACAGGTGAAGCTATTATTGGCAGTGCAGTTATCGAAATAGGTCCCATAACATTATCTTCAGAGGCCATTGCATATCGTACGATTTCCAATATAACAGCAGATATGATAAAAACAGGGCAATGGCGGGAGGTGAATGAGCGCATTTATTGGGAGAGAGATGAGGCCACCCCCCTTTTCTTCCCGCGCCCTTATGATGTCTCCCTCCCTGCGGACAGGATCTTTCCTGGAAAGAGGCATCCCTACCAGCGGCTGATCGATAACATGCGGGAGATCATGCTGGAGATGGGCTTTGTGGAGATCAAGGGTCCGATCGTCCAGACCAGCTTCTGGAACTTCGATGCCCTATTCCAGCCCCAGGACCATCCAGCCAGGGAGATGCAGGACACCTTCTATCTGGAAAGCCAGGGGGATATTCCCGATTACTCCCGGATAAAGCAGATGCATGAATGCGGCGGAGGCATCGGCTCCACCGGATGGGGCGGCTGCTGGAGCCCGGAGGTGGCCCGGCAGGAGGTATTGCGCACCCATACCACCGGGGTGACGATCAAGTACCTGGCAGAGCATCCCCGGCCGCCCGTCAAGGCCTTCGGAATCGATCGGGTCTACCGGCGGGAGGCGATAGACTCCACCCACACCCCAGAGTTCGAGCAGCTTGAGGGGATAGTGATGGATGAGGATGTGAGCTTCTCTCACCTCCTGGGCATCTTAAAGGAATTTTATGAGAAGATGGGATTTCCTGAGGTGCGCTTCCGCCCGGGCTACTTCCCCTACACTGAGCCCTCTGTAGAGCCCGAGGTCTACATCGAGGGGCTGGGATGGGTGGAGCTGGGCGGGGCGGGAGTGTTCAGAAAGGAGGTCACCAGCCCCTTCGGCATCGATCATCCCGTCTTGGCCTGGGGGCTGGGCGTCTCCCGGGTGGCGATGCTCAGGCTGGGGCTGAAGGACCTGAGGCTGCTGTATCAGTCAGATATCGAATGGCTGCGCCGGACGCCTGTATCCATAAAATTGTGA